A single region of the Amia ocellicauda isolate fAmiCal2 chromosome 8, fAmiCal2.hap1, whole genome shotgun sequence genome encodes:
- the parm1 gene encoding prostate androgen-regulated mucin-like protein 1 homolog, producing MSRIMTVAVFILAGGILMVTDTTTTGTQAQNQTATAQGTASFPHPTVTALFNDSTSEKTAIPTSNATVSTNETSLPATTAQSNTSVAFPGTNGTVQTVPVSPTTSENGTTDIVVLPSTSRTDTNSTTPPQIPSDGPATATDAALTQSATAAVTAVVTTAGHTSALKPVTTRYPADSQHSPEALSSGNVILIVSAVIAIVILVFGGAYYLKMRRTAYGRLLDDSDYGSVGNFSNPLYDNQQ from the exons ATGTCCCGCATAATGACAGTGGCCGTGTTCATCCTGGCAGGAG GGATATTGATGGTGACagacacaacaacaacaggaacaCAGGCTCAAAATCAAACTGCTACAGCACAAGGAACAGCATCTTTTCCACATCCAACAGTTACAGCTCTCTTCAATGACAGCACCTCTGAAAAAACAGCTATTCCCACAAGTAATGCTACAGTTTCTACCAACGAGACATCACTTCCGGCAACTACGGCCCAGTCTAACACGTCTGTAGCCTTTCCCGGCACAAATGGAACTGTCCAAACCGTACCCGTTTCACCGACCACTTCAGAGAACGGGACAACAGACATTGTGGTACTGCCTTCGACTTCCAGGACAGACACAAACTCCACAACACCACCACAGATTCCCAGCGACGGACCAGCCACAGCTACAGATGCCGCATTAACACAGTCGGCCACAGCAGCTGTAACAGCTGTAGTGACAACAGCAGGACACACCAGTGCTCTGAAACCTGTGACAACCCGATATCCAGCAGACAGTCAGCATTCCCCAGAGGCTCTCAGTTCAG GGAATGTAATCCTCATTGTAAGTGCAGTTATTGCAATTGTGATTTTGGTCTTTGGAGGAGCCTACTACCTTAAGATGAG GCGCACCGCATACGGCCGGCTTTTGGATGACAGTGATTACGGATCAGTGGGGAATTTCAGCAACCCTCTGTATGACAACCAGCAATGA